In one window of Canis lupus baileyi chromosome 12, mCanLup2.hap1, whole genome shotgun sequence DNA:
- the TLX2 gene encoding T-cell leukemia homeobox protein 2: MEPAVLASHNLPHHEPISFGIDQILSCPEPPGSGLGPGRAGQGHGESAAFSGGFHGTSSYGPAGSLAPLPGSSGMGPGGVIRVPAHRPMPVPPPAGGAPAVPGPSGLGGAGGLAGLTFPWMDSGRRFAKDRLTAALSPFSGTRRIGHPYQNRTPPKRKKPRTSFSRSQVLELERRFLRQKYLASAERAALAKALRMTDAQVKTWFQNRRTKWRRQTAEEREAERHRAGRLLLHLQQDALPRPLRPPLPPDPLCLHNSSLFALQNLQPWAEDNKVASVSGLASVV, translated from the exons ATGGAGCCGGCGGTCCTGGCCTCGCACAACCTCCCGCACCACGAGCCAATCAGCTTTGGCATCGATCAGATCCTGAGCTGCCCGGAACCCCCCGGGAGCGGCCTAGGCCCGGGTCGCGcaggccagggccatggggagaGTGCGGCGTTCTCGGGTGGATTTCACGGAACCTCAAGCTACGGTCCCGCGGGTTCGCTGGCCCCGCTACCTGGCAGCTCCGGCATGGGCCCCGGCGGCGTGATCCGCGTCCCGGCGCATCGCCCGATGCCGGTGCCGCCGCCCGCGGGAGGCGCGCCTGCGGTGCCTGGACCCTCGGGCTTGGGCGGAGCCGGGGGCCTAGCGGGACTCACCTTCCCTTGGATGGACAGCGGCCGCCGCTTTGCCAAGGACCGACTCACGG ccGCACTCTCGCCCTTCTCCGGGACACGCCGCATCGGCCACCCCTACCAAAACCGGACCCCCCCGAAGCGGAAGAAGCCGCGCACGTCCTTCTCCCGCTCGCAGGTGCTGGAGCTGGAGCGGCGCTTCCTGCGCCAGAAGTACTTGGCCTCCGCCGAGAGGGCAGCGCTGGCCAAGGCCCTGCGCATGACCGACGCTCAAGTCAAGACTTGGTTCCAGAACCGGCGCACCAAGTGGCG GCGCCAGACGGCAGAGGAGCGCGAGGCGGAGCGGCACCGCGCGGGCCGGCTGCTCCTGCACCTGCAGCAGGATGCCCTGCCGCGGCCTCTGCGGCCGCCGCTGCCCCCAGACCCGCTCTGCCTGCACAACTCGTCGCTCTTCGCGCTGCAGAACCTGCAGCCCTGGGCCGAGGACAACAAGGTGGCTTCCGTGTCCGGGCTCGCCTCGGTGGTGTGA